In Candidatus Defluviibacterium haderslevense, the following are encoded in one genomic region:
- a CDS encoding Omp28-related outer membrane protein, with product MKNIYLLLFMFISLGLSGQLIPKKILFEHFTQASCGPCAAQNPGFHALIDQPINDGKWLTLKYQVSWPGYDPMNEQNPTEIASRVTYYNVTGVPTIVGNGKSLGQPGAVTQTYMNTESAKTTGIKITVDHNITFNLDSVYITGVVENVNTASVTGSDFRLHVALVEHLIAFNDPPGNNGETEFRDVVRKLAYGPDGSPLSSGAITPGKKFPFTIAMAMPDYIYDPSNIAVIAFVQTKVNKTVHQSEISLPKALPNNPNFRDISLADLSEVPSLAKGFCANDVNPKVEITNQSKADVNEVVIRTTFDGIGPITKDYTWTGTLAPGATTEFDMGITKAPGGTQTFSMQVVSVNGSRDINLLNNIIPGTTFFTMDSKGYSKVLNEDLENVTSAQFIPHTLEIEQAYNFMLPFSTAQMNAQFGSTTRAGAYEESDVLFWFLFWQVAYKGQQGILMYENLDFSTNTAPGLQFDYAYGQILGTENDQFIVETSVDCGKTWKQVWKKTGKALTTKTDLGNTTLPFVPLKEHWKTETVPMPALAGIDGATFRFRGVSANGDALYLDNIKLVTITGTNDTKSDNYKMTAGMDAFGTGFIETNIPAGELKNITFYNANGAIVNMPTKRINIGGFDYFEFEAPQSGVYMINGNTSNQLFSTKVIITK from the coding sequence ATGAAAAACATTTACCTTCTCCTCTTCATGTTCATTTCATTAGGTCTTTCTGGTCAGCTTATACCAAAAAAGATCTTATTTGAACATTTTACTCAAGCTTCTTGTGGTCCTTGTGCCGCACAAAACCCGGGTTTCCACGCTTTAATTGATCAACCAATCAACGATGGAAAATGGTTAACGCTTAAGTATCAGGTGTCTTGGCCTGGTTATGATCCAATGAATGAGCAAAATCCTACCGAAATTGCATCTCGGGTAACCTATTACAATGTTACTGGGGTTCCTACCATTGTAGGAAACGGAAAAAGCTTAGGTCAACCTGGAGCTGTTACCCAAACTTATATGAACACCGAATCAGCAAAAACAACAGGTATTAAAATCACAGTTGATCATAATATTACATTCAACCTTGACAGTGTATATATAACTGGTGTGGTTGAAAATGTAAATACAGCTTCTGTAACTGGTTCAGATTTTAGATTACACGTTGCTTTAGTTGAACATTTAATCGCATTTAATGATCCTCCTGGAAATAATGGTGAAACAGAATTCCGCGATGTTGTAAGAAAATTAGCTTACGGACCTGATGGATCTCCATTAAGTAGTGGAGCAATAACTCCAGGTAAGAAATTTCCATTTACCATAGCAATGGCAATGCCTGATTATATCTATGACCCAAGCAATATTGCTGTAATTGCATTTGTACAAACAAAAGTCAATAAGACAGTTCACCAATCAGAAATATCGCTTCCTAAAGCTTTACCTAACAATCCAAATTTTAGAGATATATCATTGGCTGACCTTTCTGAAGTTCCGTCTTTAGCTAAAGGATTTTGCGCTAATGACGTTAATCCTAAAGTAGAAATAACCAATCAATCTAAAGCTGATGTTAATGAAGTTGTCATTCGTACTACTTTTGATGGAATTGGACCAATAACTAAAGATTATACTTGGACTGGAACTTTAGCTCCTGGAGCAACTACTGAATTTGATATGGGAATTACCAAAGCACCAGGTGGAACACAAACATTCAGCATGCAAGTTGTATCTGTAAATGGAAGTCGTGATATCAATCTATTAAATAATATTATTCCTGGAACCACTTTCTTTACTATGGATTCCAAAGGATATTCTAAAGTATTAAATGAAGATCTTGAAAATGTAACTTCTGCTCAATTCATTCCTCATACTTTGGAAATTGAACAGGCATATAACTTTATGTTGCCATTTTCTACTGCTCAAATGAATGCTCAATTTGGATCTACTACACGCGCTGGTGCTTATGAAGAATCAGATGTTTTATTCTGGTTTTTATTCTGGCAAGTGGCTTACAAAGGTCAACAAGGTATCTTGATGTATGAAAATTTAGATTTCTCAACTAATACTGCACCAGGATTACAATTCGATTATGCGTATGGTCAAATCCTAGGTACTGAAAACGATCAGTTTATTGTTGAAACTTCAGTTGACTGTGGTAAAACTTGGAAACAAGTTTGGAAAAAAACTGGAAAAGCATTAACTACCAAAACTGATTTAGGTAATACAACCCTTCCTTTCGTTCCATTAAAAGAACACTGGAAAACTGAAACAGTTCCTATGCCAGCTCTTGCTGGTATTGATGGTGCTACTTTCAGATTCAGAGGTGTTTCTGCCAATGGAGATGCTTTATATTTGGATAATATCAAATTGGTTACCATTACTGGAACTAATGATACAAAATCTGATAATTATAAAATGACAGCTGGAATGGATGCATTCGGAACCGGATTCATTGAAACAAATATACCTGCTGGTGAATTAAAAAATATTACTTTCTATAATGCGAATGGAGCTATTGTAAATATGCCAACTAAACGTATTAATATCGGTGGTTTTGATTACTTCGAATTCGAAGCTCCACAATCAGGTGTTTATATGATTAATGGTAATACTTCTAATCAATTATTCAGTACTAAAGTAATTATTACAAAATAA